In the Advenella kashmirensis WT001 genome, one interval contains:
- a CDS encoding maleate cis-trans isomerase family protein, whose protein sequence is MRNYRIGQIVPSSNTTMETEIPAMLNARRQLFPNETFTFHSARMRMMSVTPEELTAMDQASDRCAIELSDARMDVMAYACLVAIMAQGNGYHRQSQARLQKAVQENNTNIPILSSAGALVDSLKEKNLGKVSIITPYMKPLTQRVIEYIEAEGISVHDSISLEVSDNLEVGRLDPANLLEHVTRLDIDGVDAVILSACVQMPSLPSIQKAEDKIGKPVLSAAAATVYQMLKTLNLETRVPNAGFLLSGN, encoded by the coding sequence ATGAGAAACTACCGAATCGGCCAGATTGTGCCCAGTTCCAATACCACCATGGAAACCGAAATCCCGGCCATGCTGAACGCGCGTCGCCAACTGTTCCCCAACGAAACCTTTACGTTTCACTCTGCACGCATGCGCATGATGAGCGTTACACCAGAGGAACTGACGGCGATGGATCAGGCCAGCGACCGTTGTGCCATCGAATTGAGCGATGCCCGCATGGATGTCATGGCCTATGCTTGCCTGGTGGCCATCATGGCCCAGGGTAACGGCTATCATCGCCAATCGCAGGCACGTCTGCAAAAAGCGGTTCAGGAAAACAACACCAACATCCCTATCCTGAGCTCGGCCGGTGCGCTGGTAGACAGCCTGAAGGAAAAGAACCTGGGCAAGGTCTCCATTATCACCCCCTACATGAAGCCGCTCACACAGCGCGTGATAGAATACATTGAAGCCGAAGGAATCAGTGTTCATGACTCCATCAGCCTGGAAGTATCTGATAATCTGGAAGTGGGTCGCCTGGATCCGGCCAATCTGCTGGAACACGTGACACGCCTGGATATAGACGGTGTAGATGCGGTCATTCTGTCTGCCTGCGTGCAAATGCCATCGCTGCCTTCCATCCAGAAAGCTGAAGACAAAATCGGCAAGCCTGTGCTGTCCGCTGCCGCAGCCACGGTTTATCAGATGCTGAAAACTCTCAACCTGGAAACGCGGGTGCCTAACGCCGGATTCTTGCTGTCGGGCAACTAG
- a CDS encoding type II toxin-antitoxin system VapC family toxin, with product MSKLYMLDTNIVSELARNPQGKTAQQIAIAGAETICVSIITACELRYGCARKKSPRLSAQIEAILGSVQVLAFDVPADTEYGVIREQLEAAGKPIGPNDLLIAAHAYAIGAILVTGNVSEFGRIQGLQIENWL from the coding sequence GTGAGTAAACTTTACATGCTCGATACGAATATCGTATCTGAATTAGCCAGAAACCCTCAGGGCAAGACTGCCCAGCAGATTGCAATTGCTGGCGCTGAAACCATTTGCGTCAGCATCATCACAGCCTGCGAATTACGATATGGTTGTGCGAGAAAAAAGTCGCCCCGGTTGTCAGCACAGATCGAAGCAATTCTTGGGAGTGTACAAGTGCTTGCATTTGATGTGCCCGCCGATACTGAGTATGGCGTGATACGTGAACAACTGGAAGCTGCGGGGAAACCTATCGGCCCAAACGATCTACTGATTGCAGCACACGCCTATGCTATTGGAGCCATACTAGTGACGGGCAATGTCAGCGAGTTTGGTCGCATTCAAGGCTTGCAGATAGAAAACTGGCTATAA
- a CDS encoding xanthine dehydrogenase family Fe-S subunit, which yields MSELALQVNGKQVSQDVTPRTHLGDFLRDNLRQTGTNLSCEHGVCGSCTVLVDDKPVRSCITFAVACEGKKVTTIEGYDDDAIMRMLRGAFNEYHALQCGFCTPGMLATSRDIVLRLPDADQERVRIELSGNICRCTGYQGITAAVLSVLARLKEQPDEQVEQLRAGLRQNAPREFPVFQAFEPFAATKPVNVAASVTAGQAPATGKPGGVKEGKGTSVEGGFDLKVPAGQVWTFMTDLKAVAGCLPGAVIQEQDGDRVKGQIAIKFGPMAAAFKGNATLERRDADRVATLRGEGVDSLSNSRARGDVTYAIVQKEEHLCRVNVSLAYSLQGPLAQFSRSGLVQDFVKRMIADFGKNVEFRLLNPDADASDIPQSHISPFKLMMSVIWGRIKGLFGVGR from the coding sequence ATGAGTGAACTCGCACTGCAAGTCAATGGCAAGCAAGTGAGCCAAGATGTGACGCCCCGCACCCATCTGGGGGATTTTCTAAGGGACAACCTGCGTCAGACCGGCACTAACCTGAGTTGCGAGCATGGGGTCTGTGGTTCCTGCACCGTTCTGGTGGATGACAAGCCGGTCCGGTCCTGTATCACATTTGCGGTTGCCTGTGAAGGAAAGAAGGTGACCACCATAGAAGGCTACGACGATGATGCCATCATGCGCATGCTGCGCGGTGCCTTCAATGAATATCATGCCCTGCAATGCGGATTTTGTACGCCGGGCATGCTGGCGACCAGTCGCGACATTGTGCTGCGGCTGCCAGATGCAGACCAGGAGCGGGTACGGATTGAACTGAGCGGCAACATTTGTCGCTGTACGGGCTATCAGGGCATTACGGCAGCGGTGCTGTCTGTGTTGGCCAGACTGAAGGAACAGCCGGACGAGCAGGTGGAGCAATTGCGCGCCGGTTTGCGGCAAAATGCGCCGCGAGAATTTCCTGTCTTCCAGGCCTTCGAGCCGTTTGCTGCGACAAAGCCGGTAAACGTGGCCGCGTCCGTTACCGCCGGCCAGGCGCCTGCGACAGGCAAGCCTGGTGGCGTCAAGGAGGGCAAGGGCACGAGTGTTGAAGGCGGCTTTGATCTTAAGGTGCCGGCCGGGCAAGTATGGACCTTCATGACCGATCTCAAAGCGGTAGCTGGTTGCCTGCCAGGCGCGGTGATCCAGGAACAGGACGGCGACCGGGTCAAGGGCCAGATCGCCATCAAATTCGGTCCCATGGCCGCCGCCTTCAAGGGCAACGCCACGCTGGAGCGTCGGGATGCCGATCGTGTTGCAACGCTGCGCGGTGAGGGTGTGGATTCGCTAAGCAATTCGCGGGCCAGGGGCGATGTGACTTATGCGATCGTGCAAAAAGAGGAACATCTGTGCCGGGTCAACGTATCCCTTGCCTATTCTTTGCAAGGACCATTGGCGCAGTTCTCGCGTTCGGGCCTGGTCCAGGATTTCGTCAAGCGCATGATTGCCGATTTCGGCAAAAACGTGGAGTTCCGATTGCTGAATCCGGATGCGGATGCCAGTGACATTCCGCAATCACACATCAGCCCGTTCAAGTTAATGATGAGTGTGATATGGGGCCGCATCAAGGGATTATTCGGCGTCGGGCGCTAG
- a CDS encoding DUF3008 family protein has protein sequence MPAKSKSQQQAAGAALSAKEGEKKVGDLKGASKSMYKSMSKKELKEMASTSRSDKPKHKH, from the coding sequence ATGCCAGCGAAATCCAAAAGCCAGCAACAGGCAGCAGGCGCTGCACTATCGGCCAAAGAGGGCGAAAAGAAAGTGGGCGATTTGAAAGGCGCATCCAAATCAATGTACAAATCCATGTCCAAAAAAGAGCTCAAGGAAATGGCCAGCACCAGCCGGTCCGATAAGCCAAAGCACAAGCATTAA
- a CDS encoding ABC transporter substrate-binding protein, giving the protein MQKGWFKAAGLNVRMEDGNGSVSTVQMLGAGDHFDVGHASLAAMMIGRDKGMPLKAIAPFMTSTDIGALVPSDSDIEGPAQLKGKKVLYTAGSLEAPFIDFFLKAGKLNRADVDLLSVDASAKAATYAVKRADAVISTIPFILPSVTRQRQSRPLPFSAYGLDMVSFGLFTNEKKLEEKKEAIGKFASIVAYGWQYIMDGHEAEAVNAIVAQRPQARLDKGILAEQLNALKPYFPQNREQQIGMVNPDDFKKSVSTLHKVGSIQHKLDPDEYYVRDLVQPIANVAPEIVK; this is encoded by the coding sequence ATGCAAAAAGGCTGGTTCAAGGCGGCAGGGCTCAATGTTCGAATGGAAGACGGCAATGGCTCTGTCAGTACCGTGCAGATGCTGGGTGCTGGCGATCATTTTGATGTGGGTCATGCGTCACTGGCCGCAATGATGATCGGTCGCGACAAAGGCATGCCCCTGAAAGCCATCGCGCCATTCATGACCAGTACCGACATTGGCGCGCTGGTGCCGTCTGATTCGGATATCGAGGGGCCTGCCCAGCTCAAAGGTAAAAAAGTGCTGTACACGGCCGGATCGCTCGAGGCGCCATTCATTGATTTTTTCCTGAAGGCAGGCAAGCTGAATCGGGCCGACGTGGATTTGCTCAGTGTTGATGCATCGGCCAAGGCAGCCACGTATGCCGTCAAACGTGCCGACGCCGTGATTTCCACCATTCCATTTATTCTGCCCAGCGTCACCCGCCAGCGCCAGTCGCGACCTTTGCCGTTTTCCGCTTACGGTCTGGACATGGTCAGCTTTGGCCTGTTCACCAATGAGAAAAAGCTGGAAGAAAAGAAAGAGGCCATTGGCAAGTTCGCCAGTATTGTCGCTTACGGCTGGCAATACATTATGGACGGACACGAGGCCGAGGCAGTTAACGCCATTGTGGCCCAGCGTCCGCAGGCACGGCTGGACAAAGGTATTCTTGCCGAACAGCTCAATGCGCTCAAGCCCTACTTCCCGCAAAACAGGGAGCAGCAGATTGGCATGGTCAACCCCGATGATTTTAAAAAATCAGTCAGTACACTGCATAAGGTTGGATCGATACAGCACAAGCTTGATCCCGATGAATATTATGTCAGGGACCTGGTTCAACCCATCGCGAATGTTGCACCGGAGATTGTCAAATGA
- a CDS encoding uracil-DNA glycosylase family protein has translation MVPEPRPIIQVSQTATICIASQAPGTRVYKTGRPFNDASGVRLRQWMGVSEEEFYDDSRVAIIPMGFCFPGLRADGSDLPPRRECKEIWRTSLFSRLPHLKLLLTIGGYAQGWHLGPQVARQGVTETVRSWRQYALADPVLRIYPLPHPSWHNNRWLKQNTWFEDEVLPQLQQDIRELIT, from the coding sequence ATGGTTCCAGAGCCGCGTCCCATTATTCAGGTATCTCAGACGGCAACCATCTGTATCGCCAGTCAGGCGCCTGGCACCCGGGTGTATAAAACCGGGCGTCCGTTCAATGACGCATCCGGTGTCCGACTCAGACAATGGATGGGTGTTTCTGAAGAGGAGTTTTACGACGATTCCCGGGTCGCGATTATTCCCATGGGATTCTGTTTTCCCGGACTCAGAGCCGATGGCAGTGATCTGCCGCCACGGCGAGAGTGCAAGGAAATATGGCGTACGTCATTGTTTAGCCGCTTGCCTCATCTGAAATTGCTGTTGACGATCGGTGGCTATGCGCAGGGCTGGCATCTGGGTCCGCAGGTGGCGCGTCAAGGCGTCACCGAAACAGTGCGGTCCTGGCGCCAGTACGCTCTTGCCGACCCTGTCTTGCGCATCTATCCGTTACCGCATCCGTCCTGGCATAACAATCGATGGCTCAAGCAGAACACATGGTTCGAAGACGAAGTGCTGCCGCAATTGCAGCAGGATATACGTGAGCTGATTACGTAA
- a CDS encoding P-loop NTPase family protein gives MQNTISLSSLGPRICILGPSNSGKSTLATAIARKGDLRPVHLDQLFHEPNTDWVPRPAATFSALHEEAIAGERWVMDGNYSKYMPQRFERATGIILLNVHTATSLFRYLRRTLLERERHGAWKRSG, from the coding sequence ATGCAAAACACGATTTCTCTTTCCTCTCTAGGCCCCAGAATCTGCATCCTGGGGCCGTCAAACAGTGGGAAATCTACCCTGGCCACAGCCATTGCCCGCAAAGGTGACCTGAGGCCGGTGCATCTGGATCAGCTTTTTCATGAACCCAATACCGATTGGGTACCTCGCCCGGCAGCAACGTTTTCTGCACTGCATGAAGAGGCTATCGCGGGCGAGCGCTGGGTGATGGACGGCAATTATTCCAAGTACATGCCGCAGCGTTTCGAGCGGGCGACAGGTATTATTTTGCTGAACGTGCACACGGCGACCAGCCTGTTCCGTTACTTGCGTCGTACACTATTGGAGCGTGAACGTCATGGAGCCTGGAAGCGCTCAGGATAG
- a CDS encoding LysE family translocator — protein MVLTPGPNMIYLVSRSLCQGRRAGMMSLLGVLLGFIFYMVSAALGITALLFAVPYAYEALCYGGALYLLYMAWQAVRPGGQSPFQVKTLAPDSPRKLFLMGFLTNLLNPKIAVMYLSLLPQFVNPEKGSILTQSLALGSVQIAISISVNMLIVIMAGSIASFLASRPSWVVAQRWLMGTVLAGLAIRMAMSARR, from the coding sequence ATGGTGCTTACCCCCGGGCCTAATATGATTTACCTGGTGTCACGCTCGCTATGTCAGGGGCGGCGCGCAGGCATGATGTCCCTTCTGGGCGTGCTACTCGGCTTCATTTTCTATATGGTGAGCGCCGCATTGGGTATAACCGCCTTGCTTTTTGCCGTCCCTTACGCCTATGAGGCGCTCTGCTATGGTGGTGCCCTGTATTTGCTTTATATGGCCTGGCAGGCGGTGCGGCCAGGAGGCCAATCTCCATTTCAAGTGAAAACATTGGCGCCCGATAGCCCAAGAAAATTGTTTCTGATGGGTTTTCTGACGAACCTGCTGAACCCCAAAATCGCAGTTATGTACTTGTCCCTGCTGCCGCAGTTTGTTAATCCGGAAAAAGGCAGCATTCTGACCCAGTCGCTGGCGCTGGGATCAGTGCAGATTGCGATCAGCATCAGCGTCAATATGCTGATTGTCATTATGGCCGGCAGCATTGCCTCTTTCCTGGCCAGCCGCCCGAGCTGGGTGGTGGCGCAGCGCTGGCTAATGGGTACGGTGCTAGCGGGTCTGGCAATCAGAATGGCCATGTCTGCCAGACGCTGA
- a CDS encoding FAD binding domain-containing protein, with amino-acid sequence MKAAKFDYARVDGIEEALTLLDVQDINVKVLAGSQSLGPMLNLRLARPQKLIDISAAAALRTVEKQKNSIRIGAAVTHADIEDGTHEALRGHMMHYVAGRIAYRAVRNRGTIGGSLAHADPAADWVLVCNVLDAQLEIRARKGARMVPANRYMQAAYTTDLQPEEMIVAVHVPLSSPEVRWGYYKFVRKVGEFAEASCACYFDRANAVARIVIGALDGAPQLLPDLSVSAARYGMAAVTPQAIDQAIAPHMQNKDPAERTWFRTVVERSLRQALGEQGITNE; translated from the coding sequence ATGAAGGCCGCTAAATTTGATTATGCCCGTGTTGATGGTATAGAAGAAGCGCTGACGCTTCTTGATGTGCAAGATATCAATGTCAAGGTACTGGCAGGCAGCCAGTCACTGGGGCCCATGCTTAACCTGCGCCTGGCGCGTCCGCAGAAATTGATCGATATCTCTGCTGCCGCCGCGTTGCGCACCGTGGAAAAACAAAAAAACAGCATTCGAATCGGCGCTGCCGTGACGCATGCCGATATCGAAGATGGGACGCACGAAGCACTGCGCGGTCATATGATGCACTACGTCGCGGGCAGGATTGCCTATCGCGCGGTGCGTAACCGCGGCACCATAGGCGGGAGCCTGGCCCATGCAGATCCGGCCGCAGACTGGGTGCTGGTGTGCAACGTGCTGGATGCGCAATTGGAAATTCGTGCACGCAAGGGCGCTCGCATGGTTCCTGCCAACCGCTATATGCAGGCGGCCTATACCACGGACCTGCAGCCCGAAGAAATGATTGTGGCGGTACACGTGCCACTGTCTTCGCCCGAAGTGCGCTGGGGCTATTACAAATTCGTGCGCAAGGTCGGAGAATTTGCCGAGGCCAGTTGCGCCTGCTATTTCGACCGGGCCAACGCGGTCGCTCGCATCGTGATTGGTGCGCTTGACGGCGCGCCACAATTGCTGCCGGATCTTTCTGTCAGTGCGGCCCGGTACGGTATGGCTGCGGTAACGCCACAGGCAATTGACCAGGCCATTGCACCCCATATGCAAAACAAAGACCCTGCCGAGCGGACATGGTTTCGCACCGTTGTCGAGCGCAGCCTGCGCCAGGCGTTGGGAGAACAAGGAATAACAAATGAGTGA
- a CDS encoding CinA family protein codes for MLSIKFVARYMADHDLSLVTAESCTAGLIASALSEAPNAGKLLDCAFVTYTVAAKKRLLNVSAETIERFNLTSEQVAREMALGALARSSANIAVSNTGVVDNIDPAVKAGTQCYAWAFRQAGSKQEIVFTETRRFTGSSRKIRKRSALYALSRIPFYAAQIPGNTA; via the coding sequence ATGCTATCTATAAAATTCGTTGCCAGATACATGGCAGACCACGATCTATCTCTTGTGACTGCCGAATCGTGCACCGCCGGACTAATCGCCTCGGCCCTGTCCGAAGCACCCAACGCAGGCAAGCTGCTGGACTGCGCATTCGTCACGTATACGGTTGCCGCCAAAAAGCGGCTATTGAATGTGAGCGCTGAAACGATTGAAAGATTCAATCTCACGAGCGAACAAGTGGCCAGAGAAATGGCCCTGGGCGCATTGGCTCGTAGTTCGGCCAATATTGCCGTGTCCAATACCGGCGTAGTCGATAACATTGATCCGGCTGTAAAGGCAGGAACACAATGCTATGCGTGGGCGTTCAGACAAGCTGGCAGCAAACAGGAAATCGTCTTCACCGAAACCCGACGATTTACCGGCAGTAGCCGAAAAATCCGCAAGCGTAGCGCACTCTATGCTTTAAGTCGCATTCCCTTTTATGCAGCACAGATTCCGGGAAATACTGCATAG
- a CDS encoding substrate-binding domain-containing protein: protein MIFANDNMAAGAILHAPSCNLVLPRDCAIAGFGDASISARLRPALTTLRPARYQIGQHAARTVLQQLMLGTGGESTIVEDLLPCDLIIRESSQLHL from the coding sequence TTGATTTTTGCCAATGACAATATGGCCGCTGGTGCCATACTGCACGCTCCTTCATGCAATCTTGTCCTGCCGCGCGATTGCGCCATTGCAGGGTTTGGCGATGCATCCATTTCCGCAAGACTGCGCCCGGCACTAACGACCCTGCGCCCGGCACGCTATCAGATTGGCCAGCACGCAGCGCGGACCGTCCTGCAGCAGTTGATGCTCGGGACAGGAGGCGAAAGCACTATTGTTGAAGACCTGTTGCCATGTGATCTGATTATCAGGGAAAGCAGCCAATTGCATTTGTAA
- a CDS encoding CsbD family protein, producing the protein MNQDIAQGKWEQIKGSVKEKWGDLTDDDIAQVNGNAQKMCGILQEKYGRRREDAEREVNDFWAEQNRL; encoded by the coding sequence ATGAACCAGGACATCGCTCAAGGAAAATGGGAACAGATCAAAGGCTCCGTCAAGGAAAAATGGGGTGATCTGACAGATGACGACATTGCACAGGTCAATGGCAATGCACAGAAAATGTGCGGTATATTGCAAGAGAAATACGGTAGAAGACGCGAGGACGCCGAGCGCGAGGTCAACGACTTCTGGGCCGAACAGAATCGGCTATAG
- a CDS encoding DUF1328 family protein produces the protein MVWHTVFFFVLTVISAILGFGGFLGWGALVAQILFIIFLVLTLLTIFIRKKR, from the coding sequence ATGGTCTGGCACACAGTATTTTTCTTTGTTCTGACAGTTATATCCGCCATACTGGGCTTTGGAGGGTTTCTAGGCTGGGGAGCGTTGGTGGCGCAGATTCTGTTTATCATATTTCTGGTACTCACCTTGCTCACTATTTTTATCCGCAAGAAGCGCTAG
- a CDS encoding ABC transporter ATP-binding protein: MNAAGVIAEGVSKQYGGTNQTQALLNVSVSIQPGQFISILGPSGCGKSTFLRCVAGLEKLTAGSLQVGQDPVKGPPDNIGMVFQRDALLEWRTIRNNILLPVEFAGKRKEDYRQRVDSLLSLTGLAGFADSYPHELSGGMRQRASICRALVDDPRLLLMDEPFGALDALTRDQMNVEMQRIWMQTRNTTLFVTHGIAEAIFLGDVVLVFCPRPGRIVEAIPVDFPRPRPLQIRESAAFGQLSAHIRGLFEGMEH; this comes from the coding sequence ATGAATGCAGCCGGCGTGATCGCAGAGGGTGTATCCAAGCAGTACGGCGGAACCAATCAAACGCAGGCGCTACTGAACGTCAGCGTATCAATCCAGCCTGGTCAGTTCATCAGTATTCTGGGACCAAGCGGTTGTGGCAAGAGCACGTTTCTACGCTGTGTGGCCGGCCTGGAGAAGCTCACTGCGGGATCGTTGCAGGTGGGGCAGGACCCGGTGAAAGGTCCGCCGGATAATATAGGCATGGTATTCCAGCGAGATGCGTTGCTGGAGTGGCGCACGATCCGCAACAATATTCTGCTGCCGGTTGAATTTGCCGGAAAGCGCAAGGAAGATTACCGGCAGCGGGTCGACTCGCTCCTGAGTCTGACCGGACTGGCCGGCTTTGCCGACAGTTATCCGCATGAGCTGTCCGGCGGCATGCGTCAGCGCGCTTCTATTTGCAGGGCGCTGGTGGATGACCCGCGCCTGCTGCTGATGGACGAGCCTTTTGGGGCGCTGGATGCGCTCACCCGCGATCAGATGAATGTCGAGATGCAACGCATCTGGATGCAGACTCGCAATACCACGCTTTTCGTGACTCACGGAATCGCTGAAGCCATTTTCCTTGGCGATGTTGTACTGGTGTTCTGCCCGCGCCCTGGTCGCATCGTCGAAGCCATTCCTGTCGATTTTCCAAGGCCCCGTCCGCTGCAGATCAGGGAATCGGCGGCATTCGGCCAACTGTCTGCGCATATTCGCGGCCTGTTTGAAGGCATGGAGCATTGA
- a CDS encoding antitoxin yields the protein MAREARLFRNNKSQAVRIPADFELPGKRVLIHREGDKLIIEPIQHKNLVEVLAALEPLAPEDQFPQVDDTLLPLKDTDL from the coding sequence TTGGCAAGAGAAGCCAGGCTTTTTCGCAATAATAAAAGCCAGGCGGTTCGCATCCCCGCAGACTTTGAATTACCAGGTAAAAGGGTTTTAATTCACCGGGAAGGGGACAAATTAATCATTGAGCCGATTCAACATAAAAACCTGGTCGAAGTGCTGGCAGCGCTCGAGCCGCTTGCTCCCGAGGATCAGTTTCCGCAAGTCGATGACACACTCCTGCCGCTCAAGGATACCGATCTGTGA
- a CDS encoding cytochrome b: MSLFDSSEKYGLVSRALHWLMALGFAWMFFTAALHYFADETPITDTLWPTHSIMGFTVFCLGVFRVLWAVINISRRPPSLSTVSGLGHSVLYALMLVIPALALLRTYGSDRPFSYLGIPLMEPTGEKVQWMIDLAGLLHGELGWTLLALVIGHIGMVYAHRKASGAIDVLPRML, from the coding sequence TTGTCGCTGTTTGATTCATCAGAGAAATACGGTTTAGTTTCCCGGGCATTGCACTGGTTGATGGCGCTGGGCTTTGCCTGGATGTTTTTTACCGCTGCGCTGCATTATTTTGCAGATGAAACGCCCATTACCGATACGTTATGGCCGACGCATTCGATCATGGGATTTACCGTATTCTGTCTGGGCGTCTTCAGAGTCCTGTGGGCGGTAATCAATATTTCACGCCGACCGCCATCGCTGTCCACGGTATCGGGACTGGGGCATAGCGTATTGTATGCGCTCATGCTGGTCATTCCGGCGCTGGCATTGCTACGCACTTACGGGTCGGATCGCCCGTTTTCATATCTGGGCATTCCGCTAATGGAACCGACCGGCGAAAAGGTCCAATGGATGATCGATCTGGCCGGATTGCTGCATGGTGAACTCGGTTGGACGCTGCTGGCGCTGGTCATAGGCCATATTGGCATGGTCTATGCCCACAGGAAAGCATCCGGCGCGATTGATGTGCTGCCGCGCATGCTTTGA
- a CDS encoding GNAT family N-acetyltransferase, translating to MQKFSSKTQYRRLLPGDVALLRQLNLLFSRAFDDPVSYESKPATNTYLTDFLAKDHVAVFVALNDGHVLGGLVAYALDKFEMARREYYIYDLAVDAGYRRQGIATALIRHLCEFAADHAGWVVYVQADRAMRRPLHCITNWVCRSRYCILIFRCRFEKNNQEE from the coding sequence ATGCAAAAATTCTCATCGAAAACTCAGTATCGTCGCCTTCTGCCTGGCGATGTAGCACTGCTGCGTCAATTGAATTTACTGTTTAGCCGGGCATTTGACGATCCCGTCAGTTATGAGAGCAAGCCTGCGACTAATACCTACTTGACGGATTTTCTGGCCAAGGACCATGTTGCTGTTTTCGTCGCTTTAAACGATGGGCATGTGCTGGGTGGTCTGGTGGCTTATGCGCTGGACAAGTTCGAGATGGCGCGGCGGGAGTATTACATCTATGATCTTGCTGTGGACGCCGGATATCGCAGGCAGGGTATTGCTACCGCGCTTATCCGGCATTTATGTGAGTTTGCGGCAGACCACGCCGGCTGGGTTGTCTATGTGCAGGCCGACAGGGCGATGCGCCGGCCATTGCACTGTATAACAAACTGGGTGTGCAGGAGCAGGTACTGCATTTTGATATTCCGGTGCCGATTCGAAAAAAATAACCAAGAAGAGTAG
- a CDS encoding lysozyme inhibitor LprI family protein — protein sequence MTERQIHLLCAGYWSVAAAGEKYPAINCSISSTRLLFRLRFRNSLIAWLEVALAVWIFSRSIHSIGGYMFRNVLLSSALACTMVFAYPGNESYAATQGDMNQAANTDYKKADARLNKVYREVLNKLEASQKTDLKAAQNAWIQYRDLDCKFQSSGAQGGSIQAMLVAGCLTDKTKARADELNTLLQCQEGDVSCVTAP from the coding sequence GTGACTGAGCGTCAGATCCATCTGTTGTGCGCCGGCTATTGGTCCGTTGCGGCGGCAGGTGAAAAGTATCCGGCCATTAACTGCTCCATTAGCAGCACACGTTTGCTGTTTCGATTGAGGTTTCGCAATAGCCTGATAGCCTGGCTTGAAGTGGCCTTAGCTGTTTGGATTTTTAGTCGATCAATACATTCTATCGGAGGATATATGTTCAGAAACGTATTACTGAGTTCAGCTTTGGCCTGCACCATGGTATTCGCATACCCTGGTAACGAGAGTTACGCTGCAACGCAAGGCGATATGAACCAGGCCGCCAATACCGACTATAAAAAAGCAGATGCGCGCTTGAACAAGGTTTATCGGGAAGTGTTAAATAAGCTTGAGGCTTCCCAAAAGACCGACTTGAAAGCAGCCCAGAACGCCTGGATCCAGTACCGTGATCTGGACTGCAAATTCCAGAGCTCGGGAGCGCAAGGGGGTTCCATACAGGCGATGCTCGTCGCTGGTTGCCTGACGGATAAGACAAAAGCCCGGGCCGACGAACTCAATACGCTGCTTCAATGCCAGGAAGGTGATGTCTCGTGCGTGACTGCACCTTGA